The Yersinia entomophaga nucleotide sequence TTTCCAGCCACGGGCTAAGTGGCCCTTTGGCAATCAGTCGGTAAAAATCACCGAATTCAATCATTGGGCTTCTCCTGCTTTCAGAGCAATCAACGAACCAAAATTAAAGCACTGGAACCATACTTCGGCGTGTTCAAAACCGGCGCGGCGTAAACGCGCTTTATGGGTTTCCACCGAATCGGTCAGCATAACGTTTTCCAACATGCTGCGTTTTTGGCTGATTTCCAGCTCGCTGTAGCCGTTCGCCCGTTTAAAATCGTGGTGCATGTTAAACAGCAGATCGCCGACGTTGGCATCTTCAAAACTGAATTTTTCCGATAACACCAGTGCACCACCGGGACGCAGCCCCGCGTACACCTGATTCAGCAAGCGCTGGCGATTGGCTGGCTCCAGGAATTGCAGAGTGAAATTCAGCACGACCATTGAGGCGTTTTCCAGTTTCACATCCAGAATATCCGCCTCGACCACTTCCACCGGGGTATCGGCGCGGAAAGCGTCTAA carries:
- the cmoA gene encoding carboxy-S-adenosyl-L-methionine synthase CmoA; this encodes MPASQPHTESTQPPRDSLFSAPIAKLGDWTFDERVAEVFPDMIQRSVPGYSNIISMIGMLTERFVQPDSQVYDLGCSLGAATLAMRRNIQVPGCKIIAVDNSPAMVERCRRHLDAFRADTPVEVVEADILDVKLENASMVVLNFTLQFLEPANRQRLLNQVYAGLRPGGALVLSEKFSFEDANVGDLLFNMHHDFKRANGYSELEISQKRSMLENVMLTDSVETHKARLRRAGFEHAEVWFQCFNFGSLIALKAGEAQ